One genomic segment of Dysosmobacter sp. Marseille-Q4140 includes these proteins:
- a CDS encoding DUF3842 family protein gives MLVAVVDGQGGGMGRGLVEAVKRAWPDLRVRALGTNALATAAMLRAGADDGATGENAVAVNAARADVILGPVGIAIPNGLLGEVTPRMAEAVGESAAAKILLPSQRCGIRLAVGPVQPMQFYLDEAVRLLGQELGRLGRIPHNDDGRT, from the coding sequence GTGCTGGTGGCTGTGGTGGACGGCCAGGGAGGCGGCATGGGCCGGGGACTGGTGGAGGCCGTGAAGCGGGCCTGGCCGGACCTGCGGGTCCGGGCCCTGGGCACCAACGCCCTGGCCACCGCCGCCATGCTGCGGGCCGGGGCCGACGACGGCGCCACCGGCGAGAACGCCGTGGCGGTGAATGCCGCCCGGGCGGACGTGATCCTGGGCCCCGTGGGGATCGCCATTCCCAACGGACTGTTGGGAGAGGTGACGCCCCGGATGGCGGAGGCCGTGGGGGAGAGCGCCGCGGCGAAGATCCTGCTGCCCTCCCAGCGCTGCGGTATCCGCCTGGCGGTGGGCCCGGTCCAGCCCATGCAGTTCTATCTGGACGAGGCGGTGCGCCTGCTGGGCCAGGAGCTGGGGCGGCTGGGCCGTATCCCTCACAACGACGACGGGAGGACCTGA
- the larE gene encoding ATP-dependent sacrificial sulfur transferase LarE: protein MDLPSFFQQHPRGLLALSGGVDSALLAWAAGKYGAGWRACFVQTPFQPAHERADAETLADLCGLPLTVLEADVLADPQVAANPPRRCYFCKRALFRAILDHAAAEGLPLVADGTNASDDAGDRPGMAALAELGVRSPLRECGLTKADVRRLSREAGLPTWDKPAYACLATRVPAGTPLTAAALKKVEQGEAVLAALGFRDFRLRQRGDGALVQVTAAQMPLALERRAEILAGLAPLFAAVHLDLTARTPSN from the coding sequence ATGGATCTTCCATCCTTCTTTCAGCAGCATCCCAGAGGGCTCCTGGCCCTCTCCGGCGGCGTGGACTCCGCCCTGCTGGCCTGGGCGGCGGGCAAATACGGCGCCGGCTGGAGGGCCTGCTTTGTCCAGACACCCTTCCAGCCCGCCCATGAGCGGGCAGACGCCGAGACCCTGGCGGACCTGTGCGGTCTGCCCCTGACGGTGCTGGAGGCGGACGTGCTGGCGGACCCGCAGGTGGCCGCCAACCCGCCCCGGCGGTGCTACTTCTGCAAGCGGGCCCTGTTCCGGGCCATCCTGGACCACGCGGCGGCAGAGGGCCTTCCCCTGGTGGCCGACGGCACCAACGCCTCCGACGACGCCGGCGACCGCCCCGGCATGGCGGCCCTGGCGGAGCTGGGAGTCCGGTCCCCCCTCCGGGAGTGCGGGCTGACCAAGGCCGACGTCCGGCGCCTGAGCCGGGAGGCGGGCCTCCCCACCTGGGACAAGCCCGCCTATGCCTGCCTCGCCACCCGGGTCCCCGCCGGCACGCCCCTGACGGCGGCGGCGCTGAAGAAGGTGGAGCAGGGCGAGGCGGTGCTGGCGGCCCTGGGCTTCCGGGACTTCCGATTGCGGCAGCGGGGGGACGGCGCCCTGGTGCAGGTCACGGCCGCCCAGATGCCCCTGGCGCTGGAGCGGCGGGCGGAGATCCTGGCGGGTCTTGCGCCGCTGTTTGCCGCCGTCCATCTGGACCTCACGGCCCGAACGCCGTCGAATTGA